Proteins co-encoded in one Euleptes europaea isolate rEulEur1 chromosome 1, rEulEur1.hap1, whole genome shotgun sequence genomic window:
- the NANOS3 gene encoding nanos homolog 3, translating to MARSPWPPQRERRFEVWRDYLQLARLVAEMGRQAAPGTREVPAEAGSPGAAAAGCNFCSFCKHNGESRGVYASHRLKDPEGRVSCPILRQYTCPQCGATGDAAHTRRFCPLTRRGYTSVYSSSQRNSAGRKKRKV from the exons ATGGCCAGGAGCCCGTGGCCGCCCCAACGGGAGCGCCGCTTCGAAGTCTGGCGGGACTACCTGCAGCTGGCCCGCCTGGTGGCGGAGATGGGCAGGCAGGCGGCCCCGGGGACGCGGGAGGTGCCGGCCGAGGCCGGCTCccccggggcggcggcggcggggtgcAACTTCTGCTCCTTCTGCAAGCACAACGGGGAATCGCGGGGCGTGTACGCCTCCCACCGCCTCAAGGACCCCGAGGGCCGGGTGAGCTGCCCCATCCTCCGGCAGTACACCTGCCCCCAGTGCGGGGCCACCGGCGACGCGGCCCACACCCGCCGCTTCTGCCCCCTCACCCGGCGGGGCTACACCTCCGTCTACAGCAGCAGCCAGCGGAACTCCGCcggcaggaagaagaggaag GTTTAA